The Gouania willdenowi chromosome 7, fGouWil2.1, whole genome shotgun sequence genome includes a window with the following:
- the gpr61 gene encoding G-protein coupled receptor 61: MERPVTPSPAWNVSLSPVPLQPNISHLAPPITGISGGREVNQYFALCAMLIMDVLAVVGNLAVMVVIIKTPQLHKFAFVFHLCVVDLLAALVLMPLGMLSDQILADEALCRSYLCLSVCLVSAAILTICAINVERYYYIIHPMRHEVKMTVGVVVIVLVGIWIKAVFMSLLPLLGWMLQGGAGPAVGSIIGQRHCSLQWTGGRTTRLMFMVFFTFIYFLCPMLIILVVYCNMFKVARVAAMQHGPPPTWVDTPRQRSESVSSHSTMAASLGGTGACSTPQRTFSGGKAAAVLVAVGGQFFCCWLPYFSFHLYSAVVSTSPTSQAQLEIVVTWIGYFCFTSNPFFYGCLNRQIRQELGRHLACLFKRAGPREGEQLPSHEASIQENFLQFLQGTGCNLEPCNSNRRASLEEPETGGLQESAVQQNMPDDYHIPGQILEQTLDLIQQQQQLNNELHVSENCGKTLSEL; this comes from the coding sequence ATGGAGCGTCCGGTCACACCGAGCCCCGCCTGGAACGTCTCCCTCTCACCAGTTCCCCTGCAGCCAAACATCTCCCACCTGGCCCCGCCCATAACCGGTATTTCAGGTGGGAGGGAAGTCAATCAGTACTTTGCGCTCTGTGCTATGCTCATCATGGATGTGCTGGCTGTGGTGGGGAACCTGGCTGTGATGGTAGTCATCATCAAAACACCTCAACTGCacaagtttgcctttgtgttcCACCTGTGTGTGGTGGACCTGCTGGCAGCGCTCGTGCTGATGCCTCTGGGGATGCTGTCGGACCAAATATTAGCAGACGAGGCGCTGTGTCGAAGCTACCTCTGCTTGAGCGTGTGTTTAGTGAGCGCAGCCATCCTCACCATCTGTGCCATCAACGTGGAACGCTACTACTACATCATCCACCCCATGCGTCATGAGGTGAAGATGACGGTGGGCGTGGTGGTCATTGTGCTTGTAGGGATCTGGATTAAAGCGGTGTTTATGTCGTTGCTGCCTCTCCTGGGTTGGATGCTGCAGGGGGGTGCAGGCCCAGCTGTTGGATCTATCATTGGTCAGAGACATTGTTCCCTCCAATGGACTGGAGGCAGGACAACACGTCTCATGTTCATGGTCTTCTTCACATTCATCTATTTTTTGTGCCCCATGCTCATCATCCTGGTGGTCTACTGTAACATGTTTAAGGTGGCCCGTGTCGCAGCAATGCAGCATGGCCCGCCCCCCACTTGGGTGGACACACCCCGACAACGGTCCGAGTCCGTCAGCAGCCACTCAACGATGGCGGCGAGCCTTGGAGGTACAGGAGCGTGCAGCACCCCTCAAAGGACCTTCAGTGGGGGGAAGGCTGCAGCGGTTCTGGTAGCAGTAGGAGGTCAGTTCTTCTGCTGCTGGCTGCCTTATTTCTCCTTCCATTTGTACTCGGCCGTGGTATCGACTTCTCCCACCTCACAGGCCCAGCTGGAGATTGTGGTTACATGGATTGGGTATTTCTGCTTCACCTCTAACCCCTTCTTCTACGGCTGCCTGAACCGACAGATCCGCCAGGAGCTAGGCCGACACCTGGCTTGCCTATTCAAGCGGGCCGGACCCAGAGAAGGGGAGCAGCTGCCAAGCCACGAGGCCTCGATACAGGAAAACTTCTTACAGTTCCTTCAGGGCACTGGGTGCAATCTGGAGCCATGCAACTCTAACCGCAGAGCCAGCCTTGAGGAGCCAGAGACTGGAGGCCTTCAGGAGTCAGCTGTGCAGCAGAACATGCCAGATGACTACCACATCCCAGGGCAGATTCTTGAACAAACCTTAGATCTcattcagcagcagcaacagctgaACAATGAGCTACATGTTTCAGAGAACTGTGGCAAGACTCTATCAGAGCTGTAG